TGAGGCGAAAGTTTTTTCCACGAGTTGCTAATTAAATTCAGAAATAATTCTGATTCAATATCTTCAATAGTTTGATTTTTGGAATATTTAATGTTTAAGTGCTGACATACGCGCTCTAGAACTTCGCGATAGCTGACATTGCTAGTTTTGCGACGTAAAACCGTTAATCCATCGGCAGCCAGAAATCGAAAACGCTTCGCGATCGCCTCAATCAGTTCATCACGATCCCAGCTTTGTAATTCCTTAACTGGCGGTGTAGCAAAATAGTCAAGGGGATTGAACTTGCGCCGAAAGAGGATATCCGCGATTTGGTATAACTCCTCATCGGTCGCCAGTGTTAGAACATTGCTTAACTCGTCCATTGCCCCATCCATTGATTTGTAACGAACAGCATCTCAAGCTTACTTAAGCTTAGAAGATTCTAGTACTAATTACTCAAATCACAAAATTAAGCAGAGAGGGCTTTCCTAGTCTCTTCCCAGCCTAAAAGAAACAAGTATTAGTGTTGCGGCGCAAAGCCGCCACAACACTAATACTAATTCACGAAAGTGTGACAACATTTTGTGATGTCAGTTCGATATAACCATTTGCGGCGTGCTTCGCACGCCGCAAATGGCTATATCGAACTCACGTTCTATTAATACTAAATAGGTTGTGAGAGTGCGCCCCGAAGGGGCGCACTCTCACAACCCTCAAAATCTTACAACTCATTTAGGAGTGCTATAGCTGTCGCCATTTTTGTTAGGACATAAAACCCAAATAATGTAAGGCGGCGCGAAGCGCCGCCTTACATTATTTGGGTTTTGATTTGTCCTGATACAGGTGACCATAGCTATATATATGAGACACAAGCAGAGTTTTTATAGGTTTTGACCGTCATTTTTAATTGTGACCATCGACCTATAGGTTTCCACGTCGGGCTTGTTCGTTTTCAAGGGCGATAAATAAAGACTTAAAGTTTCCTGCCCCAAATCCTTTTGAGCCATGTCTCTCAATAATCTCAAAAAATAACGTTGGGCGATCGCCAACTGGCTTGGTGAAAATCTGTAATAGATAACCATCAAGATCGCGATCCACTAGAATTCCTAACTCTGCTAGCTTTTCTACAGGAAGCCCTGTTTCAATTACCCAATCCTCTAAATTTTCATAGTAAGCCTTGGGGATAGGAAGAAACTCGACTCCAGATTTTTTGAGCTGAACTACTGTTTGAACAATATCATCAGTACAGAGACCAATATGCTGAATACCAGGACCATAATGGAAATCTAGAAATTCTTGAATCTGAGATTTGCGCTTGCCAATGGCGGGTTCATTTATATTGAAGAAGGTTTTATTGTTGCATCGAAGTACTTTTGACATTAAAGCAGAGTATTCCGTTGAGATAGCTCGATCATCGAAATGCATATGCATATCAAATCCAAGTGCTTTAACAAAGAAATCACACCACCGATCCATTTCACCTTGCTCGACGTTACCAACAACATGATCGATGTGCTTCAAACCAACGGAGTTGGAGGTGGTGGTGGAGCACTCAACAAAACCTGGCGCAAAAACGCCAGAATATTTACTACGATCTACGAATTTGATTAATACATCACCATAAACATGAACAGATGCAAATTTAAAAACACCATGTTCATCGTCTTGTTCAGTTGGTGGAATATAGCTAATAGCACCATGAGAAACTGCCTGATTGTATGCCTTAACTACATCAAGAACTTCAAGAGCAACAATAGCAACTGTATCTCCGTGCTTCATGATGCTTTGCGAAATCGAGTGTTCTGGAAGGAAAGATGAACTCAGTACAAAACGAATATCTCCCTGTTCCATTAGAAAAGAGCTTACTTTACGTTCGCCTGTCTCTAGTCCACAGTAAGCAGTATTCTTGAAGCCAAAGCAGCTGGAATAGTAATGTGCTGCTTGTTTGGCATTTCCTACATAGAACTCAAGGTGATCAAATCGTTTGTTATTAGATGACTCATTCATCATAGAACCTCTTCTATAAAATAGAATATGTGTTTCTTACTTTTGCGAGGTATAAACTAGAGGGCTTACATCTTTCTTCATACAGCATTATCCTTGTATGCCTCATCAGACAAAGAATAACCATATTAGGAACTAAGGACTTTTGAAAAAGCAAATAAATATTCAGTTACTTTTGGACAAGGAGCAAGGAGTAAATCATGGAGTTTGTATTTTCTAAAGTGGATTTCATAATTGATATTGAGTTCTTCCACACAAATTAGATATATGCCTTGCAACTAAATATTTAATTTATTTTTCTTGAATTTATTATTAATTAAAAACTTATATAAACACAATAATCATTAGTTATACAAAGGTTATACATAAGTTATGCATAAGTTATACAGCTATTAACTTGGATACAGGCATTTGCGGCGTGCTTCGCACGCCGCAAATGCCTGTATCCAAGTCACGTTGGATTAAAAAACAAACCTAGTAAGAGTTTTAAAAGCACATTACGTGAGGTCGGGATAAGCTACAAAATTTTAAAGGCCAAAACAGTAAAAGCCTCGCTTCGCGAGGCTTTTACTGTTTTGGCTCCCAGATAGGGTTCGCGGCGCGAATCCTATCTGGGAGCCATTTTGAAGTCATGTAAAAATCGGTTTATTGAAAGTCCGCTAACGATGGACTTCCAATAAACCGATTTTGGTATTTCTAGTGCCTTTGGCACTAGAAATACCAAAATCGGTTACATAATGCGACTTTCTGTCATGGACTTGTGACTTAATAAAATACTAAATATAAAACCAGAATCAGTGGGGCGGCTCCGATGCCCCACTGATTCTGGAAAATCTGGATTGGTATTTTATTTTCTTGCAAGCTCCTAATATCAATCTAAATTTTACGAACGAAACTCTTCAGTAGCTTTCCAGATGATCTGACCAATCTGGTCAGCATTTTTCTTCATACCTACATCAGCATGAGCGCAGTCAAGTTTATGCAATGAAACTTTTCCAGTTAATAGTTTCCCCCACCCACAATAGGGAAAGAGCCACGATAGATCCGTCCACAGGACATCCTTTGTTCTTGATTTTAGTCCGCTCTTTTTCGGTGCTGTTAGTACAACCTTTCCAGAAAAAACTTTAGAGCTATGATTTCTACATACTTCGTCAATAGAATCCCATGCTTGCGGTAGTATGCGATCATATTCACTCATTAGTCTATGGGGCTTTTCGGGAGATTGATCAGCCATAAACTGACTAAAATCCAACTCATTCTCAGATTTATTTATCTCTTCCATCGCATTAAAGGAAAACAATCTTTCGAGAATATACTTACCTTTTTCAGTCAATGACAGTGGCAAGAATTGCATGAGATGAAATTTAAGTATGCAAAGTTTGAGATCGAGTTGGCACAACACATCATATATTTTAGATGGTCCTTCTCTATCAATTATTGCAAGGAAATCAACCTTTTTGCCCTTTTTCTGTAATTGGCAAGCTACTTCCATCGCCACAAGCCCTTCATAGCAGTTCCCTCCAATCAAGTAAGGTTCATCTTGCGGAATTGAGAGTAGCTCATCAACTATTACTGAGGCGATCGCTTCAATATAGTTTTCTGTGGAATGTAATGGAGTCCAACTACCACCAGGTATGGTATATACAGGTTGGGGTAATCCTAAATTCTTGCCGAAATCAATATAACCAATCCAAACAAAAGGTCGAGATGATTTCATCTCGGTTGGAGGAACTTCTACAATTAAACCTCGTTTGCCAATATGCTTACCAATTCGACCACCGCACAAGGATAGAAAAGCCCGATAGTCTTCTAAACTAAGCCCTAAAGGAACGTCTTCAGGTGATATTGTTTCAGAAGGTTTTTCACGCATCCAATTAGCGATTTTGGCGATCGTTCCCATTTCAAAAAATGAGGATATTGGGAAATGATAGTTAAAGACTTTTTCTATTTCCGTAACTAAACGGACTGACAGAAGTGAATTACCTCCTAACTCGAAAAAGTTGGCATTTACACTTATTTCGTTGATACCTAAAAGCTTTTGCCAAATAGATGCTAGTCGTTGCTCTAGTTCATCACGAGGCAAAATTACTTCTACATCTACTAACCTATCTGTACCTAAAGTGAGCAGGGCTTGGCGATCCACCTTGCCATTTGCCGTTAGAGGTAAGGTATCTAAAATGACAAAACTACTAGGTATCATATAGGATGGTAGCTTGCGTTGAAGAAAGTTCTTTAGATCTTCAACATCAATTCCCTGATCCTCTTTAGAACTGAGATAGGCAACTAAAATCTTGTAGCCATTTGGCGATTCTTGGCATAGCACAACTGAGTTACTGACAGCAGGATACTTTTCCAATTGAGTCTCAACTTCGAGGGGTTCAACTCTAAAGCCGCGAATTTTAATTTGAAAATCAGATCTACCGATAAATCCAATATTCCCGTCGGGTAAATAGAAAGCAGTATCGCCAGTTTTATAAAGACGATCCTTGGGATTGTTAGAGAAAGGATTACGAATAAATCTCTCAGCAGTAATATCTGGACGATTTAAGTAGCCACGACTAAGACCAACTCCGCCAATGTATAGTTCTCCATTCACCCCAATCGGGCAAGGTTGTAAATTAACATCTAAAACATAGGTCTGAAGATTGGCGATCGCACGACCGATAGGAATTTCAGAGTCAGCAGGAAGATTATTTTCAGAACTACAGGGATCGTAGATTGTAGCTGTGACAGTAGCTTCAGTGGGACCATAACCATTGAGCCATCTAGGGTAGTCCCCCACAAGCGATCGCCACTTTTGATAGGTAGCTTTAGAAACTTTCTCTCCTCCCACAATTACTAGACGGAGGCTTTTTGGAAGCGAATAATCTAAAATTGACATACCACTAACCATTTCATTCCAAAAAGCTGTTGGTATATTAATTACTGTAATTGCTTGTTGAGCAAGACTATCAATGAACTTGGTAATAGAGTTGTAAACCTCAGGCTGGGCTAAAATCAAAGTACCGCCCTTCAGCCAAGTTGGGAAAATTTCTTCTATCGCGACATCGAAACTGATATTTGAAAATTGTAAAACTCGATCTTGAGTATTTAACTCATATACTTTGCCAACTGCTAGACAATGGTTGACCATACTGCGGTGAGAAATGGTAACGCCCTTGGGTTCGCCTGTGGAACCTGATGTATAAATGACGTATGCCAAGTTATCAGGATCTATTGAAGTTAGGAGATTATCACTACTACACTTGGCGATCGCTTCCCAGTTAGCATCTAGGCAAAATACACTAAAACCATACTCTGAGAAAGAATCCAGCAGATTAGCCTGCGTTAGAATAAAAGAAACCTGAGCATTGCGTAACTTAGATATTCGCCGATCATGGGGATAATCGGGATTTAAAGGTATATAGGTTCCGCCAGCTTTGAGTACACCAAGCATTGCGATCAGCATATCTGCTGATCGTTCTACACAGATGGCAATCATCGTCTCCGTGTCAACGCCCTGAGATTGTAGATAGTGAGCTAGTTGATTGGCTCGGCTGTTCAATTCACGATAAGTTAGTTTCGCATCCATAGCAATAACTGCGATCGCTTCTGGGGTCTGAGCAACTTGGGATTCAAATAATTGATGAATGCAAAGTTCTGGAATTGGGACGTTGTTATTATTCCATTCAGATAAAATCTGCTGCTTTTCTGGAGTTGTAAGCATTGGTAGAACAGCTATCTTCTGCTCAGGATTAGCGACGATACTTTCTAATAGAGTTTGAAAATGCCCCATCATTCTGGCAATTGTACTGGACTCAAACAAGTCGGCGTTATAACCAATAACCATTTCCAGTCCATTTTCTTGCTCTCTCATGGCTAGAGCTAGGTCATATTTAGTCTCACCATTATCGATGTAATTTATCAATGGTGTGATTGTCAAATCAGGAAGTTGCACAGAAGCCATACCACGTCCATTAGACCAAGGTGGGTTAAGCGCAAATTTTATTTGAAATAAAGGAGATCTACTACGGGTAAGCTCTGGCGGCAATTCTTCGACTAATTTTTCAAAGGGCAAGTCTTGATGCATATTGGCTTCGAGAGAAGCCTCACGCACGCGCTCAAAAAGTTCTCGGAAAGTCAGATCCCCCTCAAAGTTAATGCGTTGAACTAGAGTGTTGGAGAAGAACCCCACTACTCTCTCCGTTTCTATATGACCTCGACTAGCACTAGCAAACGTAATGAGAATATCTTTCTGCTGAGAGTACCGATGCAATAAAATCTCAAATGTAGCAATCAGAACCATAAATAATGTTCCTCCTAGCTTCTGACTCAAGCTAGTGAGATCGGCATTTAATGATTTTGACAACACTCGCGCACTAAGTTCACTACGATAGGTCTGAACTAAGTGAGGACGAGGATGATCGGTTGGTAACTGAATAGCTGAAAGAGGTCCCTGTAATTTCTGCTTCCAATAATTAAGTTGGGATTCTAACACTTCACCTTGAAGCCAATTACGTTGCCAATTTGCAAAATCAACATATTGAACTGAGAGTTCTGGTAAAGGGGAGTCTTGATTATTTGCATAAGCAGTATAAAGAGTGTTGAAATCTTGATAGAAAACATCAGATGATGCTGCATCACAAACTATATTGTGTATGTTGAAAACGAGTAGATGTTCAACCTCAGTCAACTGTAGGAGCAGCACTCGTATCATTGGTCCAGTTTCTAGATTGAATGAGCATTGCGCCAATGCTGTAGCTCTTTTCCGAGCCTTTGCATCACGATATTCGGTAGGAACTAACCTGAGATCCTCTACTGATATGTCAATATCTACTTCAGGCAAAATTACTTGAGTAGGTTGCCCATTTACAGAGGGGAATATAGTTCGCAGCACTTCATGGCGAGCAATCACCGAATGTAAACTTTTTTCAAGTGCTGAAACGTTGAGTATCCCTCTAAAACTAAACACGACAGGCATGTTGTTGGAAGAGCTATCAGGTTCAAATTTATGAAGATACCAAAGGCGCTGTTGAGCAAAAGACAGAGGTAAAGTGGTATTACGATCAATCTTTACAATTGGAGGCAACTGCGGGCTACTGTTTTGTGTGGCTTGACGCAGGAACTGAACAATTTCAGCTTTGCGGTTTTTGATCTCAATAAGCAATTCAGGCGTAATAGCATCTTTAGCGGCCCGATATCGTAAACGCTCACCTTCTAACCAAAGATGCACATCTCTCTGACTCAATTCAAATAATAAGGAATCAAGAGTATTCATAGTTCTCCCTCCTCGTAGAAATCCGATAGATCATTTTGAGCAGCTTTCATACTTTGTTTCGCCCAGTTTAATGTTACTATTTTCTCGACCAAGCCTCCTATAGTAGGTGCTTCAAAGAAAATTCGCAGTGTTAGTTCAACGGCAAAAACTTTCCGAAGCCTTGAAATTATTTGAGTTGCCAACAAGGAGTGTCCCCCTAACTCAAAGAAATTGTCGTAGATACCCACGCGTTCTAAATTAAGTACCTGCGCCCAAATATCAGCGATCTGCTGCTCCATAGAGTTGCGAGGAGGCTCATATCTCCCTTGCGAGTTAATTATTCCATCGGGTGCTGGCAGTTCTTTGCGAGCAATCTTGCCATTAGGAGATAAGGGTAATGAATCTAAACTGACAAAAGCATTAGGAATCATATAGTCAGGCAGCTTTTGCTGAAAAAAGTTACGCAACTCATTTACAGAAACCTCTTGTCCTGATACTGGTACAAAATAAGCCACTATCCTCTTATCCGCAGGTATATCTTCTCGAATGATGACAACAGATTTTTGGATGGTTGGATATTTACTCAGGACTGCCTCAACCTCGCCTAGTTCGATCCTAAAACCCCGAATTTTCACCTGATTGTCAATGCGTCCAATAAACTCAATATTCCCATCGAGGAAATAGCAAGCTAAGTCACCAGTTTTATAGAGTTTGGTTCCTGATTGACTACTAAAGGGATTAGGAACAAATCGCTCGGTTGTCAACTCAGGGCGATTAAAGTAACCCGATGCTAATCCATCCCCGCCAATATATATTTCCCCGATCGCCCCAATGGGCATAGGTTGCAATTGGGGGTTCAATATATAAACCTGTGTGTTGTTAATGGGACGACCAATTGGCACAGAGTTACCTATAGTTTTTGCATCTTCAATGGGATAACAGCAAGTAAAAGTTGTGCTTTCGGTGGGACCATAACCGTTAATCAACTTACAGTTAGGTAAAGCTTCTCGAAAACGCTGGACATGATTTACGGAAAGTACATCGCCACCCGCTAACAATTGTTGTAATGGGCGTAACGCTTCAATTTGTTCGTCTACCATCAGGTGAAATAATCCAGCAGTAAGCCAAATAATTGTGACTTGATAGCCTTGAATAACCTGACCTAATTCTTCAAGCGAGGGTTTGTCCGATGGAAATAGAACTAACCGTGCTCCATTCAACAGCGCCCCCCAAATTTCAAAAGTGGAGGCATCAAAGGCAAGAGGAGCCAATTGGAGAAAGATTTGTTCAGGGCTAAAATCAGCATAATTAGCACTCTTGACCAGTCTTACTACTCCTCGGTGGACAACACTTACGCCCTTTGGAACACCAGTTGAGCCAGAGGTATAGATCACATAGGCAAGATTGTCTGGGGTCACATTACAAGTGGGATTTTCTTGGCTTTGTAAAGCGATCGCTTGCCAATCCGTATCTAAGCAAACAACTTGAGCCTTGCTAGGGGGAAACTGCTCCACCAATTTTTGCTGTGTAAGCAGAACAGACACCTGAGTGTCTGCCACCATAAATGCTAATCGTTCTGGAGGATAGGAGGGATCGAGTGGGACATATGCACCACCAGCCTTCAAAATACCAAGAATGCCAATGATTGTTTCTAGCGATCGCTCAATGTAAATGCCGACTAAACTATCAGCGCCAATACCCAAGCCTATCAAGTAGTGAGCTAGTTGGTTCGCCCGACAGTTTAACTCTTGATAGCTAAGCTGTTCGTTCTCAAAAATCAAAGCGATCGCGTCTGGGGTAGCAAGTACTTGTGCTTCAAACACCTCTTGAATTGAAGAATTACGAGGATAATCTACTTGTGTTTGATTCCATGATGTTAGTAGCTGTAGCTCGGTTTCTGGTAAGAGTGGTAAGCGGTCAATAATTGTATCGGGAGCAGACACAATCCCAATCAATAGAGCCTCAAACTCCGCCAAGCGACGACGAATCGTTGCGGCATCAAACAGGTTGGTGTTGTATTGGCATTCTAAAGTAACCTTGCCCCGCAGCTCTGTGGCATTAATAAATATTTCAAAGTTCTCATAGCTACGAGGATTAGTAGAGAACTCTACTTTGAGATCCTCAAACAATAGGCGATCGTTATCCAGCCCTTGATCGAGGTTAAATGTAATCGGTACTAGTGGAATGCGGCTAGTATCGCGAGGGATTGCCAACTTTTCTACTAAACTGCCAAAGGTAAATAATTGATGATCATAGGCATCCAAAATGACTGGTCGGCGTATCTGTAAGTAGTCACTGAATGCTTGTGTTCCATCCACCCAACTTTTTAAAGGGAGCAAATTGACACAATGACTTACTAGCTGATAATTTCCTGTCGCAGCCTGTCCAGCCGCAGGAATCCCCACCATAATTTCATTGCTTCCAGTTAACCGATGCAGAAACACCTCAAAGCTGGTCAACAAAGTAGTTGTAAAACTGCATCCTAGCTTGTTTCCCAATTGCTTTAAATTGCTAACTAAAGTAGGATCTAAATCCCAATCTTCGCGAGCAGCATTGAAGGTGCGAACTGGTGGACGAGGGCGATCTGTCGGAAAATCTAAGACAGGAATGGAATCAGAAAACTGGTTTAGCCAATATGCTTCGGTCTCGATTTCTTCTTCACTACCCTTAGCTTCTTGTTGGGCGATCGCATATTCACTAAAATTTGCTGGTTCTTCTAAGTCGTGCGTTTCTCCATTTTTTAAGGAGGTATATAACTTGCCAAGATCGGTCATTAGCACAGCCCAAGACCAGCCATCACAAATAATATGATGTGCCGTCAATAGTAGAAGATTTTCCTGATCTTGAGTCTTAATTAGCTGTACCCGAATCAATGGGCCATGCTCAAGGTCGAATGGAGTCTCTACAGCTTGCTTTAGCAAGTCCGCTAACTTAGTATCTCGTTCCCCCGAATCCAATCCAGAAAGATCGATTTCTGGAATTTCAAGATTGAGTGAAGCCACAATACAAAGATTAATTCCATCAGGACTAAAGGTTGTTCTCAAAGCTTCATGGCGAAGGACTAGCTCTTGCAAAGCTAACCGTAAAGCATCAGTATTAAGTATTCCTCTTAACCACAACTTCTGTGATTCATTGTAGGCACAGTTAGCATCACTACCCATTTGCACTGAAGCCCAAATTTCTTTTTGAGATTCGGTCGCTGGTGCTGTTAAAAGTAATTCTCCATCTGCGAAAGGATTAAAGTCAACAGTAGTAAATTTGGGTTGAGTACCTGATGGAGAATTCATAATTTATACTTCCTATTAATGATTTACGATGACAATAGTTGAGAATCTTATATATTTTTCTTGCTATAATTTTTTTGATACTAAGATAATCTACTTCTACAATACAGCAGTAATCATGAGTAAATATACTATCCATATTTTCTCATGATTACTGCTATATTGTAAAGCTTGAAGAAAAAATCACAGCAATTCTCATTATGAGAAAGATTTGGGTATTTCCAGTGCCTTCGGCACTGGAAATACCCAAATCGTTTTTTTTGAAAGCCCGTCAACGGCGGGCTTTCAAAAAAACGATTTGTATAATGAGAATTGCTGAAAAAATCATACATTTAGCACCAATTCACAAAAGTATTATTGTACTTTCACAAATCATATAGCAATCCTAAATAGGTTGTGAGAGTGCGCCCCTTCGGGGCGCACTCTCACAACACTCAAAATCTTACAACTCATTTAGGAGCGCTATAAGTAAGTCAAACTTAATATTTATATATAGCCAAGAAATTGCATAGCCATTTCTTGGCTATATATAAATATTAAGTTTTTAAATAATGCAGGATTTAATTTCATGTATTAAGTTAGTAATAAATAGCAATGATTGAGTTATATCAAATCACAAGATGGATTAGCTATCTTGTGATTTGATATAACTCAGAGATAAATTAAAGAACCTCATTTAGAAGTCTTTCTTATTATTTTTAATACTTAACAAAATAATTTGTATTTCTAAAATTTGGTGTGATACATCTAATATATTTTTTAAAATGGATTTGTCAATTCAATTCCTACCAACTATCCCCTACTCAACATAGAAATTAGTATAGCCATCCTAAATGAGTTGTAAGATTTTGAGTGTTGAGAGAGTGCGCCCCGAAGGGGCGCACTCTCTCAACCTATTTAGGATTGCTATATCATCCAATGAATAAAGAATGTTATACGGCAAAACCAAATACTATTATTTATTCATTGCTAAGGAAGTATACTTGCAGACTGAGAAATATTTTCACCTAAACTATTGAATGCTGATACTGCATAGATAGCATTTTCTCCAGCAGCTTTATCTCGAAACTCAAGCACTATATGTGGATATATTGGAGCGTCACCACCATCGCGTTCTTGTCCCTGTAATGTTGCGATTAGAGTATTGTTACGATAAACCCGAAATTTTGGTAATCCATTTTCAATGTCTGGGGTGAAATCCCAATTTAAGACAACCTCAGTTGCTCCGATTCTTA
This genomic stretch from Pseudanabaena galeata CCNP1313 harbors:
- a CDS encoding non-ribosomal peptide synthetase; the encoded protein is MNSPSGTQPKFTTVDFNPFADGELLLTAPATESQKEIWASVQMGSDANCAYNESQKLWLRGILNTDALRLALQELVLRHEALRTTFSPDGINLCIVASLNLEIPEIDLSGLDSGERDTKLADLLKQAVETPFDLEHGPLIRVQLIKTQDQENLLLLTAHHIICDGWSWAVLMTDLGKLYTSLKNGETHDLEEPANFSEYAIAQQEAKGSEEEIETEAYWLNQFSDSIPVLDFPTDRPRPPVRTFNAAREDWDLDPTLVSNLKQLGNKLGCSFTTTLLTSFEVFLHRLTGSNEIMVGIPAAGQAATGNYQLVSHCVNLLPLKSWVDGTQAFSDYLQIRRPVILDAYDHQLFTFGSLVEKLAIPRDTSRIPLVPITFNLDQGLDNDRLLFEDLKVEFSTNPRSYENFEIFINATELRGKVTLECQYNTNLFDAATIRRRLAEFEALLIGIVSAPDTIIDRLPLLPETELQLLTSWNQTQVDYPRNSSIQEVFEAQVLATPDAIALIFENEQLSYQELNCRANQLAHYLIGLGIGADSLVGIYIERSLETIIGILGILKAGGAYVPLDPSYPPERLAFMVADTQVSVLLTQQKLVEQFPPSKAQVVCLDTDWQAIALQSQENPTCNVTPDNLAYVIYTSGSTGVPKGVSVVHRGVVRLVKSANYADFSPEQIFLQLAPLAFDASTFEIWGALLNGARLVLFPSDKPSLEELGQVIQGYQVTIIWLTAGLFHLMVDEQIEALRPLQQLLAGGDVLSVNHVQRFREALPNCKLINGYGPTESTTFTCCYPIEDAKTIGNSVPIGRPINNTQVYILNPQLQPMPIGAIGEIYIGGDGLASGYFNRPELTTERFVPNPFSSQSGTKLYKTGDLACYFLDGNIEFIGRIDNQVKIRGFRIELGEVEAVLSKYPTIQKSVVIIREDIPADKRIVAYFVPVSGQEVSVNELRNFFQQKLPDYMIPNAFVSLDSLPLSPNGKIARKELPAPDGIINSQGRYEPPRNSMEQQIADIWAQVLNLERVGIYDNFFELGGHSLLATQIISRLRKVFAVELTLRIFFEAPTIGGLVEKIVTLNWAKQSMKAAQNDLSDFYEEGEL
- a CDS encoding amino acid adenylation domain-containing protein, whose translation is MNTLDSLLFELSQRDVHLWLEGERLRYRAAKDAITPELLIEIKNRKAEIVQFLRQATQNSSPQLPPIVKIDRNTTLPLSFAQQRLWYLHKFEPDSSSNNMPVVFSFRGILNVSALEKSLHSVIARHEVLRTIFPSVNGQPTQVILPEVDIDISVEDLRLVPTEYRDAKARKRATALAQCSFNLETGPMIRVLLLQLTEVEHLLVFNIHNIVCDAASSDVFYQDFNTLYTAYANNQDSPLPELSVQYVDFANWQRNWLQGEVLESQLNYWKQKLQGPLSAIQLPTDHPRPHLVQTYRSELSARVLSKSLNADLTSLSQKLGGTLFMVLIATFEILLHRYSQQKDILITFASASRGHIETERVVGFFSNTLVQRINFEGDLTFRELFERVREASLEANMHQDLPFEKLVEELPPELTRSRSPLFQIKFALNPPWSNGRGMASVQLPDLTITPLINYIDNGETKYDLALAMREQENGLEMVIGYNADLFESSTIARMMGHFQTLLESIVANPEQKIAVLPMLTTPEKQQILSEWNNNNVPIPELCIHQLFESQVAQTPEAIAVIAMDAKLTYRELNSRANQLAHYLQSQGVDTETMIAICVERSADMLIAMLGVLKAGGTYIPLNPDYPHDRRISKLRNAQVSFILTQANLLDSFSEYGFSVFCLDANWEAIAKCSSDNLLTSIDPDNLAYVIYTSGSTGEPKGVTISHRSMVNHCLAVGKVYELNTQDRVLQFSNISFDVAIEEIFPTWLKGGTLILAQPEVYNSITKFIDSLAQQAITVINIPTAFWNEMVSGMSILDYSLPKSLRLVIVGGEKVSKATYQKWRSLVGDYPRWLNGYGPTEATVTATIYDPCSSENNLPADSEIPIGRAIANLQTYVLDVNLQPCPIGVNGELYIGGVGLSRGYLNRPDITAERFIRNPFSNNPKDRLYKTGDTAFYLPDGNIGFIGRSDFQIKIRGFRVEPLEVETQLEKYPAVSNSVVLCQESPNGYKILVAYLSSKEDQGIDVEDLKNFLQRKLPSYMIPSSFVILDTLPLTANGKVDRQALLTLGTDRLVDVEVILPRDELEQRLASIWQKLLGINEISVNANFFELGGNSLLSVRLVTEIEKVFNYHFPISSFFEMGTIAKIANWMREKPSETISPEDVPLGLSLEDYRAFLSLCGGRIGKHIGKRGLIVEVPPTEMKSSRPFVWIGYIDFGKNLGLPQPVYTIPGGSWTPLHSTENYIEAIASVIVDELLSIPQDEPYLIGGNCYEGLVAMEVACQLQKKGKKVDFLAIIDREGPSKIYDVLCQLDLKLCILKFHLMQFLPLSLTEKGKYILERLFSFNAMEEINKSENELDFSQFMADQSPEKPHRLMSEYDRILPQAWDSIDEVCRNHSSKVFSGKVVLTAPKKSGLKSRTKDVLWTDLSWLFPYCGWGKLLTGKVSLHKLDCAHADVGMKKNADQIGQIIWKATEEFRS
- the hppD gene encoding 4-hydroxyphenylpyruvate dioxygenase; translation: MNESSNNKRFDHLEFYVGNAKQAAHYYSSCFGFKNTAYCGLETGERKVSSFLMEQGDIRFVLSSSFLPEHSISQSIMKHGDTVAIVALEVLDVVKAYNQAVSHGAISYIPPTEQDDEHGVFKFASVHVYGDVLIKFVDRSKYSGVFAPGFVECSTTTSNSVGLKHIDHVVGNVEQGEMDRWCDFFVKALGFDMHMHFDDRAISTEYSALMSKVLRCNNKTFFNINEPAIGKRKSQIQEFLDFHYGPGIQHIGLCTDDIVQTVVQLKKSGVEFLPIPKAYYENLEDWVIETGLPVEKLAELGILVDRDLDGYLLQIFTKPVGDRPTLFFEIIERHGSKGFGAGNFKSLFIALENEQARRGNL